A genomic window from bacterium includes:
- a CDS encoding HAD family hydrolase, which translates to MRVLLLRPRAQLRLRRRGGASYNAHMVPPTRVALIFDMDNTLIGSRIDFAGIRRSLIALLRAAGATDDSDEALLRRAIPELVACGSAHDGVHGTVVAPEMWRIIEAHELDGLRDAAALDDAPAVLRTLASRGYRIAILTNNARAAATEAIRAADLAHCAETVVARGDVATLKPAGDGVREVIRRLGGVDRAYVIGDSWVDGAAAAATGARFIAYRRPLEDLRHRGVLPWQTIHHLSEMLELNLTD; encoded by the coding sequence GTGCGCGTGCTTCTCCTCCGCCCTCGCGCGCAATTGCGGTTGCGGCGGCGGGGCGGTGCGTCGTACAATGCGCACATGGTGCCGCCGACGCGAGTCGCCCTGATCTTCGACATGGACAACACGCTGATCGGCTCCCGGATCGATTTCGCGGGCATCCGGCGCAGCCTCATTGCGTTGTTGCGGGCCGCGGGCGCCACCGACGACTCCGACGAGGCGCTACTGCGGCGCGCGATCCCCGAGCTCGTCGCGTGCGGCAGCGCGCACGATGGCGTACACGGCACCGTGGTCGCCCCCGAGATGTGGCGGATCATCGAGGCACATGAACTCGACGGACTGCGGGACGCCGCCGCGCTCGACGACGCTCCCGCAGTCCTCCGCACTCTCGCGTCCCGAGGGTACCGAATCGCAATTCTGACCAACAACGCGCGCGCCGCCGCGACCGAAGCAATCCGCGCGGCCGACCTCGCGCACTGCGCGGAGACGGTCGTCGCTCGCGGCGACGTAGCGACGCTCAAGCCCGCCGGAGACGGCGTGCGTGAGGTGATCCGGCGGCTCGGCGGAGTCGACCGCGCCTACGTGATCGGGGATTCGTGGGTCGACGGTGCCGCGGCCGCAGCGACCGGGGCGCGGTTCATCGCCTACAGGCGGCCGCTCGAAGACCTGCGCCACCGCGGGGTCTTGCCGTGGCAGACGATCCACCATCTCAGCGAGATGCTCGAGCTCAACCTGACCGACTGA